Proteins from a single region of Vibrio sp. DW001:
- a CDS encoding RidA family protein, translated as MKTKIHTDAAPAAIGPYSQALAFQELVFTSGQLPLNPETMAFPDGGIKEQALQSLNNLKSVLEAGGASIDTVIKTTCFLADMEDFVAFNEIYTEVFGTENAPARSCIQAARLPKDALVEVEAVAYIKK; from the coding sequence ATGAAAACAAAAATTCACACTGACGCAGCTCCAGCAGCAATTGGCCCATATTCTCAGGCTCTTGCATTTCAAGAGCTCGTTTTTACATCTGGTCAGCTTCCGTTAAACCCAGAAACAATGGCCTTTCCTGATGGTGGCATTAAGGAACAAGCCCTTCAGTCTCTAAATAACTTAAAATCAGTGCTTGAAGCCGGTGGAGCATCAATAGATACGGTGATTAAGACAACCTGTTTCTTGGCAGATATGGAAGATTTTGTTGCCTTCAACGAGATATACACTGAAGTATTCGGTACAGAAAACGCACCAGCACGTTCATGCATTCAAGCTGCACGTCTACCTAAAGATGCGTTGGTTGAAGTTGAAGCGGTTGCCTACATCAAAAAGTAA
- a CDS encoding Xaa-Pro peptidase family protein, with amino-acid sequence MNFLNRGFEQAEFENRTERAQKIMHDQKLDAMIFTTEPNVRYFTGFHTQFWQSPTRPWFVVVPAQGKPTAIVPEIGASGMAGTWIDNIITWPSPRPEDDGISLVASVLNSLSCKHGRVGATLGIESHLRMPVNNYLQLTTMVKKEFVDVSLAVHELRQIKSQAEIEKTREICRITNVGFAKIPEYAKAGMTEREICKQFRIDMLLEGADECPYIIAGSGPDGYDSIIMGPTDRVIEYGDVLIIDTGAVRDGYFSDFDRNWAFGEASEQTKAAYRATYEATTKGFEAARPGATTTDIYNAMWGVLEANGALGNDVGRLGHGLGMELTERPSNTATDNTILKPGMVMTLEPGMVYAPGKSMVHEENIVITEDGAEWLSERAEPELIVLK; translated from the coding sequence ATGAATTTTTTAAACAGAGGCTTTGAACAAGCCGAATTTGAAAATAGAACAGAAAGAGCTCAGAAAATCATGCATGACCAGAAACTGGATGCGATGATTTTTACAACAGAACCAAATGTTCGTTACTTTACCGGTTTTCATACACAGTTTTGGCAAAGCCCAACTCGCCCATGGTTTGTTGTTGTTCCTGCACAAGGTAAGCCTACGGCAATCGTCCCTGAAATTGGTGCGAGTGGTATGGCTGGAACGTGGATAGACAACATTATTACTTGGCCGTCGCCACGCCCAGAAGATGACGGTATTAGTTTGGTTGCCAGCGTTCTGAATTCATTGTCTTGTAAACATGGTCGAGTCGGAGCAACGTTAGGAATCGAATCACATTTACGTATGCCTGTTAACAATTATCTTCAACTTACTACGATGGTAAAAAAAGAGTTTGTTGATGTTTCTTTAGCGGTCCATGAACTTCGCCAAATTAAATCTCAAGCCGAAATTGAAAAAACCAGAGAGATTTGTCGCATTACAAATGTCGGTTTTGCTAAGATCCCTGAATACGCAAAAGCAGGAATGACAGAGCGAGAAATTTGTAAGCAATTCCGTATTGATATGCTTTTAGAAGGGGCAGATGAATGTCCTTATATCATTGCAGGTTCTGGTCCGGACGGGTATGACAGCATCATTATGGGTCCGACTGATCGTGTTATTGAATACGGCGATGTTTTGATCATCGATACCGGTGCAGTACGCGATGGTTATTTCTCTGATTTTGACCGTAACTGGGCATTTGGAGAGGCAAGCGAGCAAACAAAAGCAGCCTATCGCGCCACTTATGAAGCGACGACGAAAGGGTTTGAAGCCGCTCGCCCTGGAGCAACAACAACCGATATCTATAACGCAATGTGGGGAGTACTGGAAGCGAACGGTGCACTAGGTAACGACGTTGGTCGTCTTGGTCATGGTTTGGGTATGGAACTCACTGAACGTCCATCAAATACAGCAACAGACAACACAATTCTCAAACCAGGAATGGTCATGACACTAGAACCAGGAATGGTTTATGCGCCAGGTAAATCTATGGTTCATGAAGAGAATATTGTCATCACAGAAGATGGTGCGGAATGGTTAA
- a CDS encoding PAS domain-containing protein, whose amino-acid sequence MNAKAYKSFNIVFTNKDREYLESNFRLAETIAEFIGPHCEVVIHSFESFENSVVKIVNGHHTGRKLGSPITDMGLKMLNAFEKTGNVTPKSYFTNAKEGALLKSTTCVLAGEEGKPIGLFCINMNLSHPFPEIIKTLMPDMASTHVGVHENFSSSPSEVIENALENAILEIENDVAINLKGKNKAITKQLFENGIFELKEATALVSERLGITRHAIYKYNREFRS is encoded by the coding sequence ATGAACGCTAAAGCTTACAAATCATTCAATATAGTTTTTACCAATAAAGACAGAGAGTATTTAGAGTCCAATTTTCGTTTAGCAGAGACCATTGCCGAATTTATCGGTCCCCACTGTGAAGTGGTGATCCATTCATTCGAAAGCTTTGAGAATTCTGTGGTGAAGATAGTGAACGGCCACCACACGGGCCGTAAATTAGGTTCACCGATAACGGACATGGGATTAAAGATGCTTAACGCCTTCGAAAAGACGGGAAATGTAACTCCAAAGAGTTATTTCACCAATGCGAAGGAAGGAGCTTTGTTAAAATCAACTACATGTGTGTTAGCGGGCGAAGAAGGTAAACCAATTGGTTTGTTCTGTATCAACATGAATTTGTCTCACCCATTTCCGGAAATCATCAAAACGTTGATGCCAGATATGGCTAGCACTCATGTCGGTGTTCATGAAAATTTCAGTTCATCTCCTAGTGAGGTAATTGAAAACGCTTTAGAAAATGCAATTCTCGAAATCGAAAACGATGTGGCGATCAACTTGAAGGGAAAAAACAAAGCCATTACCAAGCAATTGTTTGAAAACGGTATTTTTGAACTTAAAGAGGCTACAGCATTAGTGTCTGAACGCCTTGGCATAACTCGTCATGCTATATACAAGTATAACCGCGAGTTTAGATCGTAG